The sequence TTTCTTACGTGTAGATGTTTCCCAGGATTCCGGCTCCGTATAACGTTTTCCCGGCCATAACTAACTACTACACTGAACATCCAACAGCTTTATgctgtctttttctctgtctgaaaaaacTTTCCCTATTTCCTTGTCTGACTTtcacttgtcttttttcttttctttttctttctttcattttctctcttttcttcctttttaaatacaGGTCTTGGGGTTGCtatggttgcccaggctgaactcaaactcctgggctcaagcaattctctctcctgagcttcccgagtagctgggattacaggcatgtgccaccatgcccggtgtcactatgttgcccaggctggactcaaactcctgggcttcagcagtcttcccacctcagcctcccaaagtgctgaaatgaaagtgtgagtcacagtgcctaGCCTCAGTTATTTTGAGGgctgcaaaatggtgatttttcaaATCTATTATTCATTCTACATTAGAGGGTATTCTGTAAGATAGTTTTTTCCTTCTGTATATATGTTTAGAAATGGttgtttcagagagaaaaaaatggataatagAAAATGTATAAACCCAAGAAAATGTTACTGTTCTTGTTAGCAGTACTATTACTGTTTCTATCGTTCTTGCTACTATATTTTTAGGAGTGTCTCTGAAGATACAGTCCAAAGAAAGTTCTCCAAAACAAGGAGAGCAGTCTGAAGCTGGGGATGGCGACAGCACTGGTGAGTGCCCATTCCCTGGCTCCCCTGAATCTGAAGAAGGAGGGGCTTCGGGTAGTGAGGGAGGATCACTACTCTACTTGGGAACAGGGATTCAAGCTGCAAGGAAACAGTAAAGGCCTTGGACAGGAGCCATTGTGCAAACAATTCAGGCAGTTGCGTTATGAAGAGACCACAGGACTTCGAGAAGCACTAAGTCGGCTCCGGGAGCTCTGTCAACAGTGGCTACAGCCTGCGACCCATACCAAGGAGCAGATCCTGGAGCTGCTGGTGCTGGAGCAGTTTCTGACCATCCTGCCTAAGGAGCTCCAGGCCTGGGTGTAGGAGCATCACCCAGAGAGCGGGGAGGACATGGTGGTGGTTCTGGAGGATTTGCAGCTGGATCTTGGAGAAACAGGACAACAGGTGGTAAGGGTCAGATGTGCTCTTTTTCAGGAATGCAGAAATTGAGATCTCTGGCCAGACAGGTGGACGTGGGCTCACCAGCGGAAGGAGAATTACTAAGCTTTGATTCAGTTTTTTTCCAGTCTAGCTGTTCATTTCTATAGGTCTTACCTCAACCTTACCTGGCCCTTGCTGGGAGAAAACAATGTGTGCCAGATTCCCCATCTTCTTTTCTTTGCCCCTCTGgggtttctctttgttctcttttttaacATGTAGGTGTTTTCCTGAACAGCAGTTTCCTAAACCCACCTGTATCTAATTATGCCTCCATATACCTAATTGTCCCTAGGATCCAGACCAGGCAAAGGAACAAAAAATACTTGTGGAGGAGATGGCCCCTCTGAGAGGAGTGCAGGAACAGCAGGTTCGGCCTGAGTGTGAAGTTACAAAGCCTGAGAAAGAGAAGGGTAAGAACTGGATTGCATCTGCTGTGTGTGAGATGTGGTGGACTGTGCCTTTCCCTCTGAGGTTCTGCTTAGCAcccttgtcttttgttttttgcttttgttttgagttAGGTTTACTGAAGCATAATTTACATGtagtaaaattcactctttttagATGTACAGGTCAACGAGTTTTCacaaatgtgaaataattatGGTCTAATCAGAACACTATCAAGAGATAAGAGATGTCTATCATCCCATATATTTTAGCTGAACAAAATAGCAAGGAAAGGGTACAAAGGGAACCTGGACCTTCACTTTGCTCTTCTTCCTCTTACTGTAGGGGTGAATAAAAAAAGTAGTGCTaggccagctacttgggaagctaagggagaaggatggcttgagcccagttcaaggctgcagtgagcaatgattgtgtcactgcacttcagtctgggcaacatctcttaaaaaaaacaagtagtggccaggcatggtggctcttgcctgtaaacccggcactttgggaagccaaggcaggtggattacaaggtcaggagttccaagaccagcctgtgtctttaatagagacggtgaaaccccgtctctattaaaaatacaaaaattagccaggtgtggtggcgggtgcctgttatcccagctacttgggaggctgaggcagagaattgcttgaacccaggaggcggatgttgcagtgagccgagatcacaccagtgcacttcagcctgggtgacacagcgagactctgtctcaaaaaaaaaaaaaaaaaaaaaaacaagtagtgCTCGTTTCTTAATCAAGGCAAAgacagccattttttaaaaatttccttcaaATTATTGTAAATGGCCACTATCCTTCATTTCTAAATGtcacctggattttttttttctatattttcttttttgttgttgtttttctattgagacagggtcttgctctgtcttcaggctggagtgcaatggtacagtcatagctcactataaccttgaccttccagtctcaagtgatcctctcacctcagcctcccaagtagctgggactacaggtgtgtgtaccaccacacctggctttttattataattatttgtagagacagggtctccctatgttgcgctggctggtctcgcactccggGTCTTAAGTATTTCTCCCATTtgggcctctcacagtgctggcattataggtgcaagccacctCGTTCagcctcctttattttctttgtcactgaaattcttcttcctaatttttgctccttacattttttcatttcttcttttttttttctgtcataggACTGATTACATTATATTGTAGTTTCTggtttgcttctctttttctcttgccaGACTAAAAGggaagggttttgttttgtttcctgagtCAGCTACAGTCCCTGGCCTAGCGTAGACCCTCAATAAATGTCTATTTGATGAATGGCTGGTTTCATATCTAAAACCATGCTTTGCATGCTACCTATTCCTCTGTTCAATTTCCAAGTCACCTTCAAAGTTACCTTTCTTCTGGGAGCATTCTGAATAAAGTAGCTGAAAGAAAGGGGCCTACCTTTTCTCAATAGCCTTGTAGAAATGAATTTGTACCATGTAATCAGTGATGGGTATATAGtttaaatacaaaaagtaaatgtGGCTGCCATTGtggttcatacttgtaatcccagtactttgggaagtcaaagtgggaggattgcttgaagccagatgtttgagaccagcctgggaaacatagtgaaaccccgtctctacaaaaaataaataaataaataaataattagctaggcgtggtggcatgcagctgtagtcctagccacttgggaggctgaggcaagaggattgcttgagtccaggagttcaagactgcagtgagctatgtgattgcactactgtactccagccttggcaacagagcaaggccatgtctcaaaaaaagtgaaTGTAATGTCAGTAGACTCTTGAAAATGTTCCTTATGCCCTGGATctgttgaaaatgttattttatattcaaaattcaggttttttttggttttatcctCTCTTGCTTTTTTTAAGTTGTATATGTGATTATGTCATTACTGGAAGAGTCTTATTCCTTTCCCTTAATCTCTCactcctgccccctgcccctaTGTAGGACTGAATACTTCATTCTGTCGTAGAGGGTCTTTGTACACAGTAcattattactttatttaatttcttcactCCTCACCTGTGACCTTCCTTTCTCTGATATCTCCTTACTAATCCCTTCactttcacttttccttttggcTGTCATGTACTCTCTCCTTTTTAATTATCTGCTGAATTAACTTGCTCACACTGATTAACCCTCCTTTGTTTGTTATTAGTGCTGCTTAGAGTCTCTTCTATTTTCTCCATCCAGCTTTCCTTTTACTCTCTCATTCTGACTTTGCATCCCCAGTCATGCTCCTAGCCTTTAAAGAGTTATCCTTAGCTACAAGAAAAactggtaaataaaaatataaaatgaaacaaaacaaaaaacttgacaTTCTTCTTACCCATCTGCTTGTGTATCTATCTGAGCTTaagttttctctattttcatttaatttcacccTTAGGACACAGGCCATTCATTtagtaaacatttgtttaatgtctgttccataccaggctctgtgctagagAAAACAAAGTCTGCTCTGCATGTGCTTACAGTCTCTTGGGGCATTGTGCATCAGGGGTGCAGGGAGAGAGATAGACATGAATAAATTTTCACAGCGTTGAGATAAAAACTCTGTTGAACCACACAGGAGAGCAGTTACTGTTGTCCAAGGAGATTAGGAAAGCCGAAGGCATTTTTGTGAACTTCATGTTATTGTCACGGTCTTATGGTGCAATATTCTTTCTTTATCGATGAGGACACAGAGCCCAGATAATTTAccttactttttaaagattacaCAGTTAGTGATAAAATTGGCACCACAtctacatttcttcattttcagttAAAATGCTGTCCCTTTCTTATGGGCCCTGGGGGTCTCAATTAACctaccttttttattttccatgtgaCATGTTATCTTCAAGACTGTATAGGCATGCCCTTTTAGACAGTTTATTTGCTTGCCTGCTAGCTACTCTGTGTGTGGTATCACATGATAAAATTTAAACTATTCAAAAtaagttacctcccaccagaatTCCCCATCTTTCCCCAAAGGCAGTCATAGTTAACAATGTCTTGTGTACCATTCTGTAACTCTTTTATACAATCACAAGCATCCACAGTGTTTTTACTTTGCACACATggcttaagttttttttttccttctagttgCAGATTCCTTTCCCCAAGCATCAAAAGACAAGTAATTGGTGGTATGTATTTAATATTGCAGGTGAGGAGACAAGGATTGAGAATGGGAAGCTTGTTGTAGTAACAGACTCTTGTGGAAGAGTAGAGTCATCTGGGAAAATATCTGAACCCATGGAGGCTCATAATGAGGGCTCTAACTTGGAAAGGCAGCAGGCCAAGCCCAAAGAGGAGACTGAGTATAAATGCTCAGAATGTGGGCAGGGATTCCTCCAGCACTCAGACCTGATTGAACATGCGAGTACGCACACGGGAAAGAAACTCTGCGAGTCTGATGTGTGTCAGAGTTCCAGCCTTACAGGACATAAAGTCCTCTCTAGAGAGAAAGGTCATCAGTGTCGtgagtgtgggaaagcctttcAGAGGAGTTCACACCTCGTCAGACATCAGAAAATCCATCTTGGTGAGAAGCCTTATCAGTGCAACGAGTGTGGCAAAGTCTTTAGCCAGAATGCAGGCCTTTTGGAACATCtcagaattcatactggagagaaaccttatctATGTATCCATTGTGGAAAAAATTTTAGGCGCAGCTCTCACCTTAATCGACACCAGAGAATTCACAGCCAGGAGGAGCCCTGTGAGTGCAAGGAGTGTGGAAAAACCTTTAGTCAGGCCCTACTCCTCACCCACCATCAGAGAATTCACAGTCACTCCAAAAACCATCAATGTAATGAGtgtggaaaagctttcagtttgaCCTCAGACCTTATTCGACACCacagaattcatactggagaaaaacctttCAAGTGTAACATATGCCAGAAAGCCTTCCGACTAAACTCACACCTTGCTCAGCATGTAAGAATCCACAATGAAGAAAAACCCTATCAGTGTAGTGAATGTGGAGAAGCCTTCAGGCAAAGGTCAGGTCTTTTTCAACATCAGAGATATCACC comes from Theropithecus gelada isolate Dixy chromosome 4, Tgel_1.0, whole genome shotgun sequence and encodes:
- the ZSCAN26 gene encoding LOW QUALITY PROTEIN: zinc finger and SCAN domain-containing protein 26 (The sequence of the model RefSeq protein was modified relative to this genomic sequence to represent the inferred CDS: substituted 1 base at 1 genomic stop codon) codes for the protein MATALVSAHSLAPLNLKKEGLRVVREDHYSTWEQGFKLQGNSKGLGQEPLCKQFRQLRYEETTGLREALSRLRELCQQWLQPATHTKEQILELLVLEQFLTILPKELQAWVXEHHPESGEDMVVVLEDLQLDLGETGQQVDPDQAKEQKILVEEMAPLRGVQEQQVRPECEVTKPEKEKGEETRIENGKLVVVTDSCGRVESSGKISEPMEAHNEGSNLERQQAKPKEETEYKCSECGQGFLQHSDLIEHASTHTGKKLCESDVCQSSSLTGHKVLSREKGHQCRECGKAFQRSSHLVRHQKIHLGEKPYQCNECGKVFSQNAGLLEHLRIHTGEKPYLCIHCGKNFRRSSHLNRHQRIHSQEEPCECKECGKTFSQALLLTHHQRIHSHSKNHQCNECGKAFSLTSDLIRHHRIHTGEKPFKCNICQKAFRLNSHLAQHVRIHNEEKPYQCSECGEAFRQRSGLFQHQRYHHKDKLA